A genomic window from Clostridium aceticum includes:
- a CDS encoding Fur family transcriptional regulator: MDNLIEGLKDKLKEKGYKLTPQRRATLDVILDNQGKHLNTEEIYGLVKDKCPEIGLATVYRTLQLLDEMQIISKINLDDGCSRYEFNTHEDDHQHHHLICQNCGNVIEVEIDLLEQLEEEIEKNHDFEITDHKVKFFGICSKCR; encoded by the coding sequence ATGGACAACCTAATAGAGGGGCTAAAAGATAAGCTGAAGGAAAAAGGATATAAGCTGACACCTCAGAGAAGGGCTACACTGGACGTTATCCTTGATAATCAAGGCAAACATTTAAATACAGAAGAAATTTATGGACTGGTAAAGGATAAGTGTCCAGAAATTGGCTTAGCTACTGTCTATAGAACATTACAACTATTAGATGAAATGCAAATTATATCTAAAATCAATTTAGATGATGGATGCAGTCGATATGAATTTAACACCCATGAGGATGACCATCAGCATCATCACCTTATTTGTCAAAATTGTGGTAATGTAATAGAAGTAGAAATAGACCTATTGGAGCAATTGGAAGAAGAAATAGAAAAAAATCATGATTTTGAAATCACAGATCATAAAGTTAAGTTTTTCGGTATTTGTTCTAAGTGTAGGTAG
- a CDS encoding RNase J family beta-CASP ribonuclease, with the protein MGRKPTKIRIIPLGGLKEIGKNMTVIEYKDEMIIVDCGLSFPEDEMLGIDIVIPDITYVMKNKDKVKGIFLTHGHEDHIGALPYVLKRINVPVYGTQLTLGLVETKLKEHKITDVHLQRVEAGTTTQLESFEVEFIRSSHSIPDACALAIHTSLGVILHTGDFKIDYTPIDGQLIDLQRIAELGKKGILLMMADSTNVERPGTTMSERNVGITFENIFSSTKNRIIVATFASNVHRVQQIVNAAYKYNRKIVISGRSMVNVVSVAQELGTLVIPEGLIIDVNHIDQYDDHEIVIITTGSQGETMAGLSRMATSEHRKLDIRAGDTVIISATPIPGNEKLVSRVINQLFEKGADVIYESLADVHVSGHACQEELKLMHRLANPKYFIPVHGEFRHLKQHAKLAENLGMDRENIFTLQNGNIVEITKDYAKLAGNVPAGPVLVDGLGVGDVGNIVLRDRKHLAEDGLMVVVVTISKENGKIVAGPDIISRGFVYVRESEVLMDEARQIVKAALEQCEQQNIKEWAVLKSSIRDALKDFLYEKTKRRPMILPVIMEV; encoded by the coding sequence TTGGGAAGAAAACCTACAAAGATTAGAATAATTCCTTTAGGCGGTCTAAAGGAAATTGGGAAAAATATGACAGTAATTGAATACAAAGATGAAATGATTATTGTGGATTGTGGCTTGAGTTTTCCTGAAGATGAAATGTTGGGAATAGATATTGTAATTCCTGATATAACATATGTCATGAAAAATAAAGACAAAGTAAAGGGAATCTTTTTGACCCATGGCCATGAAGATCATATTGGAGCCTTACCTTATGTATTAAAAAGAATCAATGTACCTGTATATGGAACACAGTTAACTTTGGGTTTAGTGGAAACAAAATTAAAGGAACATAAGATTACAGATGTTCATTTGCAGAGGGTGGAAGCTGGTACAACTACACAACTTGAAAGTTTTGAAGTAGAATTCATTCGCAGTAGTCATAGTATACCAGATGCTTGTGCTTTAGCCATTCATACCTCTCTAGGGGTGATTTTGCATACTGGAGACTTTAAAATAGATTATACCCCTATTGATGGACAATTGATTGATCTACAGAGAATTGCTGAACTGGGAAAAAAAGGCATCCTTCTAATGATGGCGGACAGTACCAATGTAGAGCGACCAGGGACGACGATGTCAGAAAGAAATGTAGGTATTACCTTTGAAAATATTTTTAGTAGTACAAAAAATAGGATCATCGTAGCTACCTTCGCCTCAAATGTTCATAGAGTACAACAGATTGTAAATGCTGCTTATAAGTATAACAGAAAAATTGTTATATCTGGCAGAAGCATGGTAAACGTTGTTTCAGTAGCACAAGAGTTGGGTACGTTAGTGATTCCAGAGGGCTTAATCATTGATGTTAATCATATTGACCAGTATGATGATCATGAGATTGTTATTATTACTACTGGAAGTCAAGGGGAAACAATGGCAGGATTATCAAGGATGGCTACCTCTGAGCATAGAAAATTAGATATTCGAGCAGGAGATACGGTCATTATCTCTGCTACTCCTATACCAGGAAATGAGAAGTTAGTAAGCAGAGTGATCAACCAACTGTTTGAAAAGGGAGCAGATGTTATTTATGAGAGCTTGGCAGATGTCCATGTTTCAGGACATGCTTGTCAAGAGGAGTTAAAACTAATGCATCGACTGGCCAATCCTAAATACTTCATACCGGTACATGGGGAGTTTAGACATTTGAAACAACATGCGAAACTGGCAGAAAACTTAGGGATGGATAGAGAAAACATATTTACGCTACAAAATGGTAATATCGTTGAAATTACAAAGGATTATGCTAAGTTGGCTGGAAATGTGCCGGCAGGACCTGTATTAGTAGATGGTTTAGGGGTTGGAGATGTAGGAAACATTGTTCTAAGGGATCGTAAACACTTGGCTGAAGACGGATTAATGGTAGTGGTGGTTACAATTTCTAAAGAAAATGGAAAAATTGTTGCAGGCCCCGATATTATATCAAGAGGCTTTGTCTATGTAAGAGAATCTGAAGTTCTTATGGATGAAGCACGACAAATTGTAAAGGCTGCTTTAGAACAATGTGAGCAGCAAAATATAAAGGAATGGGCAGTGCTCAAAAGCTCTATAAGAGATGCACTAAAGGATTTCCTATACGAGAAAACAAAACGTAGACCAATGATTTTACCAGTCATTATGGAAGTATAA
- a CDS encoding LysO family transporter — MNILLYLAILILGAIIGYKNILGDFISEKIGIIQNYALLFLLFIMGISIGIDENVIRYFGVIGYQSVILAVFSIVGSILAVKLIAKKVL, encoded by the coding sequence ATGAATATTTTACTTTACCTAGCAATATTAATATTAGGGGCAATAATAGGATATAAAAATATATTAGGTGATTTTATATCTGAAAAAATAGGAATCATTCAGAATTATGCTTTACTTTTTTTATTGTTTATTATGGGGATTAGTATAGGGATTGATGAAAATGTTATACGATATTTTGGTGTGATTGGATACCAATCTGTTATCTTGGCGGTTTTTTCAATCGTGGGTAGTATCCTAGCGGTAAAGCTTATAGCAAAGAAAGTACTATAG
- a CDS encoding lysine exporter LysO family protein, whose product MTFKIMLSVVLGIALGVSVFPQNMEIYMGTMIDIGLCLLLFFVGIDIGKQGDLFKKIKKIGFKVLWVPFMVAIGSITGTIFGGILLKIPINQAAAIGAGFGWYSLSAIELSKHSAELGALAFITNVSREVIAIISIPFIAKYIGKLEAIAPAGATAMDTTLPIIAKSTDGNVAMISFLTGVVLSALVPILVPTFMMVLK is encoded by the coding sequence ATGACGTTTAAAATCATGCTGTCTGTAGTACTGGGAATTGCGTTGGGAGTCTCGGTTTTTCCACAAAATATGGAAATCTACATGGGAACAATGATTGATATAGGATTATGCCTACTGCTTTTTTTTGTAGGTATAGATATAGGGAAACAGGGAGATCTTTTTAAGAAGATCAAGAAAATAGGCTTCAAGGTGCTATGGGTGCCCTTTATGGTAGCCATTGGCAGTATTACAGGAACCATCTTTGGTGGAATACTCCTAAAAATACCCATCAATCAAGCAGCAGCAATTGGTGCAGGATTTGGCTGGTATTCTTTATCCGCCATAGAATTATCTAAGCATAGTGCAGAATTAGGGGCTTTGGCCTTCATTACAAATGTTTCTAGGGAAGTCATTGCTATTATCAGTATACCTTTTATTGCAAAGTATATTGGTAAACTAGAGGCCATCGCACCAGCAGGGGCTACAGCGATGGATACAACGCTGCCTATCATAGCAAAATCTACTGACGGCAATGTTGCAATGATCTCCTTTCTTACGGGCGTGGTATTATCTGCTTTGGTGCCTATTCTTGTGCCTACGTTTATGATGGTGCTGAAATAA
- a CDS encoding YlbF family regulator encodes MNVYDCAHQLARGLKESREYQEYKDLERKVKTTPQCKAMVDDFRKRQLQVQGQQMMKQQVDENTLKELQSLHHVLMQNPLVAEFMHAEFKLSQMMSDVYKILGEALDLDISGLE; translated from the coding sequence ATGAATGTATATGATTGTGCTCATCAATTGGCAAGGGGATTAAAGGAAAGCAGGGAGTATCAAGAATATAAAGATTTAGAAAGAAAAGTGAAGACAACTCCTCAGTGTAAAGCTATGGTAGATGACTTTAGAAAACGCCAGTTACAGGTTCAAGGGCAACAAATGATGAAGCAACAGGTAGACGAAAATACCCTAAAGGAATTACAAAGTCTTCATCATGTTTTGATGCAAAACCCACTTGTTGCGGAATTTATGCATGCTGAATTCAAACTGTCTCAGATGATGTCAGATGTTTATAAAATATTAGGGGAAGCTTTAGATTTGGATATTAGTGGTTTGGAGTAA